The proteins below are encoded in one region of Alosa sapidissima isolate fAloSap1 chromosome 24, fAloSap1.pri, whole genome shotgun sequence:
- the LOC121700056 gene encoding formin-like protein 1 isoform X2, which produces MWIYCHLVYSRLSIKIVKVCGEKTRFEKLMEYFSHEESNIDFMVACMQFINIVVHSVENMNFRVHLQYEFTHLGLDGCLERLKLTESERLQVQIQAYLDNVFDVGSLLEDAETKNALLEHLEEVQEHNRQLNSRLEQSERENEEKVCELEKQLIQTTKEVEILKESLRESCSQVTVLQQRERERELEREREKERERDRDRDRDQSARALVDLEQKVQGLAEQGLIRVERNASGTLDIHVVPVRVEQVSSQPPVQSTETDGAVISDSPADPAPAQETQPPPPPPPPPLPQPAPAPPPPPPPPPPPGCGPPPPPPPPPAFGGPAAPAAASGVKTRRPIQTKYRMPLFNWQALKAEQVAGTIFTELDDEHVLLELNMDAFEEQFKTKAQSAPADVGTLRMRTAHRAPSKVTLMEPNRAKNLAITLRKGGMTASSICTAIETYDLKSLSLDFLELLERFVPSEYEQRLIGNYLREGRPLEELSEEDRFMVRFGRIPRLTLRISTLTFMGNFSDSVQMLQPQLDALIAASMSIKSSSKLKKILEIILAFGNYMNSGKRGAAFGFRLQSLDMLLDTKSTDRRQTLLHFIVSIIQEKYPQLQGFYSELPFMDKAALVSLDSILQDVRALERGMDLTRREFEEQEESMVLRDFLSSNEKLLESMVKDSKTAQEVYDSVVEYFGENPKTTPPSVFFPVFARFIKAYKKAEQDIGQRKRQSAVMGEEGHETLPSPTGKADSHKLPTMPKLPQMDLIAELKKKQVTSLVREGKDGAIEDIITALKSVPFTARSGKRSSRLLCDSGFSDDSPS; this is translated from the exons GTGGCGTGCATGCAGTTCATCAACATTGTGGTCCATTCGGTGGAGAACATGAACTTCAGGGTGCACCTGCAGTATGAGTTCACCCACCTGGGCTTGGACGGCTGTCTAGAG aggTTGAAGCTGACGGAGAGTGAGCGTCTGCAGGTGCAGATCCAGGCCTACCTGGATAACGTGTTTGATGTGGGCTCTCTGCTGGAGGACGCGGAGACTAAGAACGCTCTCCTGGAGCACCTGGAGGAGGTGCAGGAGCACAACAGACAG CTGAACAGCAGGTtggaacagagtgagagagagaatgaagagaaGGTGTGTGAGCTGGAGAAACAGCTCATCCAGACCACGAAAGAAGTAGAGATACTGAAG gagaGTCTGCGGGAGTCCTGTTCGCAGGTGACCGTGCtgcagcagagagaaagagagcgagagctggagagggagagagagaaggagagagagcgagaccgTGACCGCGACCGAGACCAGTCCGCGCGCGCCCTCGTGGACCTGGAGCAGAAGGTCCAGGGTCTGGCGGAGCAAGGTCTGATCCGGGTGGAGAGGAACGCGTCTGGGACGCTGGACATCCACGTAGTGCCTGTCAGAGTGGAGCAAGTGAGCAGCCAACCTCCTGTGCAGTCAACAG AAACCGATGGGGCAGTAATCAGTGACTCTCCCGCGGATCCTGCCCCCGCGCAAGAGACCcagccacctccaccccctcctcctccgcctttACCCCAACCTGCCccagctccaccaccacccccgcctcctccacctccccctggGTGtggacccccacccccacccccacctccccctgcCTTTGGAGGACCAGCtgccccagcagcagcttcAG GCGTGAAGACCAGGAGGCCTATTCAGACTAAGTACCGCATGCCCTTGTTTAACTGGCAGGCTCTGAAGGCGGAGCAGGTGGCTGGCACCATCTTCACCGAGCTGGATGATGAACACGTGCTACTG gagTTGAACATGGACGCATTTGAGGAGCAGTTCAAGACCAAGGCCCAGTCTGCGCCAGCGGACGTGGGGACCCTGAGGATGAGGACTGCCCACCGCGCCCCCAGCAAGGTCACCCTCATGGAGCCCAACCGGGCCAAGAACCTGGCCATCACCCTGCGCAAGGGCGGCATGACAGCGTCCAGCATCTGCACCGCCATAGAGAC ttATGACCTGAAGTCTCTGAGCCTGGACTTCCTGGAGCTGCTGGAGCGGTTTGTGCCGTCCGAGTACGAGCAGAGGCTGATTGGGAACTACCTGCGTGAAGGGCGCCCCCTGGAAGAGCTGAGCGAGGAGGACCGCTTCATGGTGCGCTTCGGCCGCATCCCGCGCCTCACGCTGCGCATCAGCACGCTCACCTTCATGGGCAACTTCAGCGACAGCGTCCAGATGCTGCAGCCG CAACTAGATGCCCTCATCGCAGCCTCCATGTCCATTAAGTCGTCCTCCAAACTGAAGAAGATACTCGAG ATCATTCTGGCTTTCGGGAACTACATGAACAGTGGCAAGAGGGGAGCAGCCTTCGGGTTCCGACTACAGAGCCTCGACATG CTGCTGGACACCAAGTCGACTGACCGGCGGCAGACCCTGCTCCACTTCATCGTCAGCATCATCCAGGAGAAATACCCCCAGCTGCAAGGCTTCTACTCCGAGCTGCCCTTCATGGACAAGGCAGCACTGG TGTCTCTGGACAGCATCCTGCAGGACGTGCGTGCCCTGGAGAGGGGTATGGATTTGACCCGGAGGGAGTTTGAGGAACAGGAAGAGAGCATGGTGCTGAGAGACTTCCTGTCCAGCAACGAGAAGCTGCTGGAGTCCATGGTGAAGGACAGCAAGACCGCACAG GAGGTGTATGACTCCGTGGTGGAGTACTTTGGTGAGAACCCCAAGACCACCCCTCCATCCGTGTTTTTTCCTGTGTTCGCCCGGTTCATCAAAGCCTACAAG aaagcGGAGCAGGACATTgggcagaggaagaggcagagTGCTGTGATGGGTGAAGAGGGCCATGAGACGCTCCCATCACCCACAGGCAAAGCTGACTCTCACAAG TTACCCACAATGCCTAAGCTGCCACAAATGGACCTGATCGCCGAGCTGAAGAAGAAGCAGGTCACATCGCTGGTGCGGGAGGGCAAGGACGGCGCCATCGAGGACATCATCACAG cTCTGAAGTCTGTTCCTTTCACGGCGCGCTCAGGGAAGCGTTCCTCTCGCCTGCTCTGCGATTCGGGCTTCAGTGACGACAGCCCCTCCTAA
- the LOC121700056 gene encoding formin-like protein 1 isoform X1: MWIYCHLVYSRLSIKIVKVCGEKTRFEKLMEYFSHEESNIDFMVACMQFINIVVHSVENMNFRVHLQYEFTHLGLDGCLERLKLTESERLQVQIQAYLDNVFDVGSLLEDAETKNALLEHLEEVQEHNRQLNSRLEQSERENEEKVCELEKQLIQTTKEVEILKESLRESCSQVTVLQQRERERELEREREKERERDRDRDRDQSARALVDLEQKVQGLAEQGLIRVERNASGTLDIHVVPVRVEQVSSQPPVQSTETDGAVISDSPADPAPAQETQPPPPPPPPPLPQPAPAPPPPPPPPPPPGCGPPPPPPPPPAFGGPAAPAAASGVKTRRPIQTKYRMPLFNWQALKAEQVAGTIFTELDDEHVLLELNMDAFEEQFKTKAQSAPADVGTLRMRTAHRAPSKVTLMEPNRAKNLAITLRKGGMTASSICTAIETYDLKSLSLDFLELLERFVPSEYEQRLIGNYLREGRPLEELSEEDRFMVRFGRIPRLTLRISTLTFMGNFSDSVQMLQPQLDALIAASMSIKSSSKLKKILEIILAFGNYMNSGKRGAAFGFRLQSLDMLLDTKSTDRRQTLLHFIVSIIQEKYPQLQGFYSELPFMDKAALVSLDSILQDVRALERGMDLTRREFEEQEESMVLRDFLSSNEKLLESMVKDSKTAQEVYDSVVEYFGENPKTTPPSVFFPVFARFIKAYKKAEQDIGQRKRQSAVMGEEGHETLPSPTGKADSHKLPTMPKLPQMDLIAELKKKQVTSLVREGKDGAIEDIITGLRNQPYIRADGGRRSAKWKPAQQLQVSSDISL; this comes from the exons GTGGCGTGCATGCAGTTCATCAACATTGTGGTCCATTCGGTGGAGAACATGAACTTCAGGGTGCACCTGCAGTATGAGTTCACCCACCTGGGCTTGGACGGCTGTCTAGAG aggTTGAAGCTGACGGAGAGTGAGCGTCTGCAGGTGCAGATCCAGGCCTACCTGGATAACGTGTTTGATGTGGGCTCTCTGCTGGAGGACGCGGAGACTAAGAACGCTCTCCTGGAGCACCTGGAGGAGGTGCAGGAGCACAACAGACAG CTGAACAGCAGGTtggaacagagtgagagagagaatgaagagaaGGTGTGTGAGCTGGAGAAACAGCTCATCCAGACCACGAAAGAAGTAGAGATACTGAAG gagaGTCTGCGGGAGTCCTGTTCGCAGGTGACCGTGCtgcagcagagagaaagagagcgagagctggagagggagagagagaaggagagagagcgagaccgTGACCGCGACCGAGACCAGTCCGCGCGCGCCCTCGTGGACCTGGAGCAGAAGGTCCAGGGTCTGGCGGAGCAAGGTCTGATCCGGGTGGAGAGGAACGCGTCTGGGACGCTGGACATCCACGTAGTGCCTGTCAGAGTGGAGCAAGTGAGCAGCCAACCTCCTGTGCAGTCAACAG AAACCGATGGGGCAGTAATCAGTGACTCTCCCGCGGATCCTGCCCCCGCGCAAGAGACCcagccacctccaccccctcctcctccgcctttACCCCAACCTGCCccagctccaccaccacccccgcctcctccacctccccctggGTGtggacccccacccccacccccacctccccctgcCTTTGGAGGACCAGCtgccccagcagcagcttcAG GCGTGAAGACCAGGAGGCCTATTCAGACTAAGTACCGCATGCCCTTGTTTAACTGGCAGGCTCTGAAGGCGGAGCAGGTGGCTGGCACCATCTTCACCGAGCTGGATGATGAACACGTGCTACTG gagTTGAACATGGACGCATTTGAGGAGCAGTTCAAGACCAAGGCCCAGTCTGCGCCAGCGGACGTGGGGACCCTGAGGATGAGGACTGCCCACCGCGCCCCCAGCAAGGTCACCCTCATGGAGCCCAACCGGGCCAAGAACCTGGCCATCACCCTGCGCAAGGGCGGCATGACAGCGTCCAGCATCTGCACCGCCATAGAGAC ttATGACCTGAAGTCTCTGAGCCTGGACTTCCTGGAGCTGCTGGAGCGGTTTGTGCCGTCCGAGTACGAGCAGAGGCTGATTGGGAACTACCTGCGTGAAGGGCGCCCCCTGGAAGAGCTGAGCGAGGAGGACCGCTTCATGGTGCGCTTCGGCCGCATCCCGCGCCTCACGCTGCGCATCAGCACGCTCACCTTCATGGGCAACTTCAGCGACAGCGTCCAGATGCTGCAGCCG CAACTAGATGCCCTCATCGCAGCCTCCATGTCCATTAAGTCGTCCTCCAAACTGAAGAAGATACTCGAG ATCATTCTGGCTTTCGGGAACTACATGAACAGTGGCAAGAGGGGAGCAGCCTTCGGGTTCCGACTACAGAGCCTCGACATG CTGCTGGACACCAAGTCGACTGACCGGCGGCAGACCCTGCTCCACTTCATCGTCAGCATCATCCAGGAGAAATACCCCCAGCTGCAAGGCTTCTACTCCGAGCTGCCCTTCATGGACAAGGCAGCACTGG TGTCTCTGGACAGCATCCTGCAGGACGTGCGTGCCCTGGAGAGGGGTATGGATTTGACCCGGAGGGAGTTTGAGGAACAGGAAGAGAGCATGGTGCTGAGAGACTTCCTGTCCAGCAACGAGAAGCTGCTGGAGTCCATGGTGAAGGACAGCAAGACCGCACAG GAGGTGTATGACTCCGTGGTGGAGTACTTTGGTGAGAACCCCAAGACCACCCCTCCATCCGTGTTTTTTCCTGTGTTCGCCCGGTTCATCAAAGCCTACAAG aaagcGGAGCAGGACATTgggcagaggaagaggcagagTGCTGTGATGGGTGAAGAGGGCCATGAGACGCTCCCATCACCCACAGGCAAAGCTGACTCTCACAAG TTACCCACAATGCCTAAGCTGCCACAAATGGACCTGATCGCCGAGCTGAAGAAGAAGCAGGTCACATCGCTGGTGCGGGAGGGCAAGGACGGCGCCATCGAGGACATCATCACAG gtctgaGAAACCAGCCGTACATCCGTGCGGATGGAGGCAGACGCAGCGCTAAGTGGAAGCCTGCTCAGCAGCTGCAGGTGTCCTCAGACATCTCTCtgtag